A single genomic interval of Littorina saxatilis isolate snail1 linkage group LG17, US_GU_Lsax_2.0, whole genome shotgun sequence harbors:
- the LOC138952078 gene encoding uncharacterized protein produces MGLVLKDSMRLTTALGISEVQLLFGDITQLPIDEKVDFIFVSAFPGDYTPVSGTMVYALKKNFDLKLGKVAQTKEADLRRRFNCWVSKPLSDHMPYKRLVCFERMNRFEGLPDQISGLFRAMMAVFNNEDKTVITPLLATGNQGNSDAIVLRAIVKAACHWIKAGLPLRCLKIVIYTDKPQTISGPQKNLLGLFAKQKMMWENSKYEEEKKTEQKKFDVCLSYSEKDAELASRVCKDLQKVHGSIVIHKEQFSYNHEEVWQEQIFTVMVQSYKIVAILTPSYVDEVECLEQYNLALCCNRLTGAEVLAPFYLQTIDAFPSYMALIQYSECRVRKEGETAEEKMLTACTMLIKEIDKDKFLSPRKSPHSDSKSVVSSTAASKTTQPSKAYDIFISYSHRNPKEVFKLYENLLDLDPDLCVFLDRSELNTGNIWQETLYEALDSAKVVIAFITKGYMESTVCQEEYNIALARFLSEENMCLLPLLMDSDIKEIPAMYSAAWLVDMSNPSKRYEEQYCRLAEVPIEWLKKMKKGHPVLEKFCNRESEKTRISHITMKWREKDFKQRFLITGDKDVQLQKAATTSPQQKDSTKTVVFSFAKDSLHQASIISHHLQKQDKIGVKCEFLNPPKGSGVQAPKLQLLDSADMIVLIVSDDYLASNQHRHELHIALGRQRTCKDRRILYLMESFHTGERPVYAQLFHYSVNIVDELWTCVASDVARGSSRDFNTLPHQYLGLAQHEALHAAALDITDKLIVGNTEGSSGMPTNIVNLVSLRDGKQGNVPVCECSVIFSSMTGLDLTVSQSAGVSADPPDDEADVEESLTVPADDTEKGHNTRKSRSVPETKTSMNMDQSAKVVLGGQKLATNSSSCQLL; encoded by the exons ATGGGTCTTGTTCTGAAGGATTCGATGCGTCTGACGACAGCCTTAGGAATCTCTGAGGTGCAGCTACTGTTTGGCGACATCACTCAGCTGCCGATAGATGAGAAAGTTGACTTCATATTTGTTTCTGCTTTCCCTG GCGACTACACACCTGTGTCTGGCACCATGGTCTACGCACTGAAGAAGAACTTTGATCTGAAATTGGGAAAAGTGGCCCAAACCAAGGAAGCTGACCTACGCCGAAGGTTCAACTGCTGGGTATCCAAGCCCCTGTCTGACCACATGCCCTACAAGCGTCTTGTTTGCTTTGAAAG AATGAACCGATTTGAAGGTCTGCCTGATCAGATCAGTGGACTGTTTCGAGCCATGATGGCAGTATTCAACAATGAGGACAAGACGGTCATCACCCCTCTCTTAGCTACAGGGAACCAG GGTAACTCTGACGCCATTGTTCTGAGAGCAATCGTGAAGGCAGCTTGTCACTGGATCAAAGCGGGGCTGCCTCTGAGATGTCTCAAAATTGTCATATACACTGATAAGCCTCAGACTATCTCTGGACCCCAAAAGAACCTCCTGGGGCTCTTTGCAAAGCAAAAAATGATGTGGGAAAACAGCAAATATGAGGAG GAAAAGAAGACTGAACAAAAGAAGTTTGACGTGTGCCTGTCCTACTCTGAAAAAGATGCTGAGCTTGCCAGCAGAGTGTGCAAGGACTTGCAGAAGGTGCACGGGTCCATCGTCATCCACAAGGAGCAGTTCTCCTACAACCACGAGGAGGTGTGGCAGGAGCAGATCTTCACCGTCATGGTGCAGTCATACAA AATTGTGGCCATTCTCACTCCCAGTTATGTAGACGAAGTGGAATGCCTGGAACAGTACAACCTTGCCCTGTGCTGCAATCGTCTGACGGGAGCTGAAGTGCTGGCACCGTTTTACCTGCAAACTATAGATGCCTTTCCTTCCTACATGGCGCTAATACAGTACAGCGAGTGCag agtCAGAAAAGAAGGAGAGACGGCGGAAGAAAAGATGCTCACGGCCTGCACCATGCTCATCAAGGAAATAGACAAAGACAAGTTTTTATCGCCAAGAAAGAGCCCTCACTCGGACAGCAAAAGTGTCGTCAGTTCAACAGCCGCATCAAAAACGACACAACCCTCTAAAGCATATGACATTTTCATTTCCTACTCCCACAGAAACCCCAAGGAAGTGTTTAAACTGTATGAAAATCTGCTGGATCTTGACCCGGACCTCTGCGTGTTCTTGGACAGGAGCGAGCTTAACACAG GGAACATCTGGCAGGAAACACTGTATGAAGCACTGGACTCAGCCAAGGTGGTGATAGCGTTCATTACCAAGGGTTACATGGAGTCTACAGTGTGTCAGGAGGAGTACAATATCGCCCTTGCACGCTTCCTGTCTGAA GAGAACATGTGTCTTCTCCCTTTGCTGATGGACTCGGACATTAAGGAGATTCCTGCCATGTACTCGGCAGCTTGGCTAGTGGATATGAGCAACCCAAGCAAACGCTACGAAGAACAGTACTGCCGACTGGCAGAGGTTCCCATTGAGTGGCTGAAGAAGATGAAAAAGGGTCATCCAGTTCTGGAGAAATTTTGCAAC CGAGAGTCTGAAAAAACGCGCATATCCCACATAACCATGAAATGGAGGGAAAAGGATTTCAAGCAACGTTTCCTTATCACTGGTGACAAGGACGTCCAGCTACAAAAAGCAGCCACTACCTCTCCGCAACAGAAGGACTCGACCAAAACTGTGGTGTTCAGTTTTGCCAAGGACTCTCTCCATCAAGCCTCCATCATTTCTCATCATTTGCAAAAGCAGGACAAAATTGGCGTGAAGTGCGAGTTCCTGAATCCACCCAAAGGATCTGGGGTGCAGGCACCGAAGCTGCAGCTGTTGGATTCGGCAGACATGATTGTTCTGATTGTGTCTGACGACTATCTGGCGTCCAATCAGCACCGACACGAGCTGCACATTGCTCTGGGCCGACAACGTACA TGCAAAGACAGGCGCATACTGTACCTGATGGAATCGTTCCACACCGGCGAGCGTCCGGTGTACGCCCAGCTCTTTCACTATAGCGTCAACATCGTGGATGAGTTGTGGACGTGTGTGGCAAGCGATGTGGCTCGTGGGTCGTCGAGAGACTTCAACACATTGCCACACCAATACCTGGGCCTCGCACAGCACGAGGCACTGCATGCTGCAGCCTTGGACATCACTGACAAGTTGATCGTTGG GAATACAGAAGGAAGCAGTGGAATGCCAACCAACATTGTCAATCTTGTCAGCTTGAGAGATGGAAAACAAGGCAATGTTCCTGTTTGTGAG TGTTCTGTGATCTTTTCCTCCATGACTGGACTGGACCTGACCGTATCTCAGTCAGCAGGCGTTTCAGCAGACCCACCTGACGACGAGGCTGATGTCGAGGAAAGCTTAACCGTACCAGCTGACGATACAGAAAAGGGACACAACACACGAAAAAGCAGGAGTGTACCAGAAACGAAGACGAGCATGAACATGGATCAGTCAGCCAAGGTAGTTTTGGGGGGTCAAAAATTAGCGACAAATTCTTCATCATGTCAGCTGTTGTAG
- the LOC138952739 gene encoding filaggrin-like: protein MESRAYFGALLLNKHCAVMLSHEERRIDKQQRMMYNRVWRQKELLMDDYVHINIRTPSPQRPTQSSASSGHHRLPSSPQRIVKSSGSEDRQRLGSSPRRNVKSTDSSGHHRLGSSPRRVAKSSDSSDRPRLESFTSGRNMQKNTDSGASRNHSNVSSGAARLNSRRKKPAVILDTAKATRSDRSGSALISDRPKPKSTGLHMDLVSRTEEASAVNPQKSLSLVASGKPEAQFATGDLELKRHTSSAISDDERRETSEVKVSQTHQLLTDTDQQKSQHAQLTFLKLLTIDVVSEHQEPSSHAKVSRNSSAPIIKGHPGIDTSDAPQRHTPTDLSSGTDNPETVDRSPPLGSTPGSQDVHKASQRRPSLLSQEPSSFDQSQRRPSTSSSSPKMMNRRLSKQSSSGHPGTSTTSQRRSSTASLTGHRNQAGTPVSRSSTPSSSGPLANSPSITKRSTPTGSAHGNQSPRLVNSPRPIVKVMVDGATRSRSYPLSAYSRRTSLSGRDKFEKRRRSFAQSHTFEANNDGCRDVAKHGRRYSVYEMGNEHGRGTILHEESEHTGFSYAHDSGLHGESRDYVEDSFVREDDAIATNHAQKGLDDLHAPNREVSSEIPKREITSANQCSVQNRQIADTQPNNNRRLEEQVSKHKLITSNEKENHINENAPFGQQTHEKSFSPEDPHNAENGEEQPSRPHTHKKQHVRQLTLDPKLVLPLTAQRYRCKKQATIIPVIAVYGHQATLYPNSEAKVGRVVTLDRRVRGWLERTTSILSCLEKIHCHPYHVSVLAHSRVLPWTSPEVLNSVEDYRTSSQRQGSAGFSSEEKNRSSAGPSSLKPLSTWSSYSAESSFGSDDEDTDDDDSEIVLVPQTIYQDPESTPVKPKSPRPPPTESKPIAPWMRNKQQKQKQERMRREKRQEQKARGVPFVNLRKLER, encoded by the coding sequence ATGGAGTCTCGAGCCTACTTCGGCGCCCTGCTCCTCAACAAGCACTGCGCTGTCATGCTGAGTCACGAAGAGCGACGCATAGACAAGCAGCAGAGGATGATGTACAACAGGGTCTGGCGCCAGAAGGAACTCCTCATGGACGACTACGTGCACATCAACATCAGAACGCCCAGTCCGCAGAGACCCACCCAATCCTCGGCATCTTCAGGTCATCACAGGCTGCCTTCTTCTCCTCAGAGGATAGTCAAATCTTCGGGCTCTGAGGATCGTCAGAGGTTGGGTTCTTCTCCTCGGAGAAACGTCAAATCTACGGACTCTTCAGGTCATCATAGATTGGGTTCTTCTCCTCGGAGGGTTGCCAAATCTTCGGACTCTTCGGATCGTCCGAGGTTGGAGAGTTTTACGAGCGGAAGAAATATGCAGAAGAACACTGACTCAGGTGCTTCGCGGAACCACTCCAACGTCAGTTCTGGCGCGGCGAGATTGAACTCAAGAAGGAAGAAACCGGCTGTTATTTTAGATACTGCCAAGGCCACAAGGTCAGATAGGTCTGGTTCTGCTTTAATTTCGGATCGCCCAAAGCCTAAGTCTACAGGCTTGCACATGGACTTGGTTAGTCGGACTGAAGAAGCCTCTGCAGTAAATCCCCAGAAGTCCCTGAGCCTCGTTGCTTCAGGTAAACCTGAAGCTCAGTTTGCAACTGGAGATCTTGAGTTGAAAAGACACACGTCCTCAGCAATCTCAGATGATGAGAGACGCGAGACCTCTGAAGTAAAAGTGTCACAAACACACCAATTGTTGACTGACACGGATCAGCAGAAATCGCAGCATGCTCAACTTACGTTTCTAAAATTGCTCACTATAGATGTAGTCTCTGAGCACCAGGAACCCAGCTCTCATGCAAAGGTGTCCAGGAATAGTTCTGCACCAATTATCAAAGGACACCCAGGCATAGACACCTCGGATGCTCCACAGAGACATACGCCCACAGACCTCTCGTCAGGCACTGACAACCCTGAAACTGTGGACAGAAGTCCTCCCCTCGGCTCCACACCAGGATCCCAGGACGTCCACAAAGCTTCCCAAAGACGCCCATCTCTTCTATCTCAGGAACCCAGCTCCTTCGATCAAAGCCAAAGACGCCCGTCAACGTCCTCAAGCTCCCCAAAGATGATGAACAGACGCCTGTCTAAACAATCATCGTCAGGCCACCCCGGTACGTCCACAACGTCTCAGAGACGCTCGTCAACAGCGTCCTTGACAGGTCATCGGAACCAAGCTGGCACTCCTGTCTCTCGCAGTTCAACGCCTTCTAGCTCCGGCCCTCTAGCCAACTCTCCGTCAATCACCAAGCGTTCCACGCCCACTGGATCCGCCCACGGAAACCAATCTCCTCGACTCGTCAACAGTCCCAGGCCGATTGTTAAGGTTATGGTGGATGGGGCTACCAGGTCCCGTTCTTATCCTCTGTCTGCCTACAGCAGGAGGACGTCTTTGTCAGGCCGGGACAAGTTTGAAAAAAGGCGGAGGTCCTTTGCCCAGTCACACACTTTTGAAGCGAACAATGATGGATGCAGAGACGTGGCGAAGCATGGAAGAAGGTACAGCGTGTATGAGATGGGGAATGAACACGGCAGAGGCACTATCCTACACGAGGAGAGTGAACACACTGGCTTTTCCTATGCCCATGATTCAGGACTTCACGGAGAAAGTCGCGATTATGTCGAGGACAGTTTCGTTAGAGAAGATGATGCAATAGCCACAAATCATGCGCAAAAAGGCTTGGATGACCTTCATGCCCCCAACAGAGAAGTATCAAGCGAGATTCCCAAAAGAGAAATAACCAGCGCAAACCAGTGTTCGGTGCAAAATCGCCAGATCGCTGACACGCAACCAAACAACAATCGGCGACTCGAAGAGCAAGTCTCCAAGCATAAACTTATCACTTCCAATGAAAAGGAAAACCACATCAACGAAAACGCACCATTTGGCCAACAAACACACGAGAAGAGTTTTTCACCAGAGGACCCCCACAACGCTGAGAATGGAGAAGAACAGCCTTCACGTCCACACACTCACAAGAAGCAGCACGTGCGGCAGTTGACCCTGGACCCCAAACTGGTGCTTCCTCTGACCGCCCAGCGGTACCGCTGCAAAAAACAGGCCACCATCATACCCGTCATCGCCGTGTACGGCCACCAGGCCACTCTGTACCCCAACTCCGAGGCAAAAGTGGGTCGAGTGGTCACTCTGGATCGGAGAGTCAGAGGCTGGTTAGAGAGGACCACTTCCATCCTCTCATGCCTGGAGAAGATCCACTGCCACCCCTACCATGTTTCCGTCCTTGCACATTCAAGAGTTTTGCCCTGGACCTCTCCAGAAGTGCTGAATTCGGTGGAAGATTATAGAACTTCTTCTCAAAGGCAGGGCTCCGCTGGTTTTTCTTCGGAAGAGAAGAACCGAAGCTCCGCAGGTCCGTCTTCCTTGAAGCCATTGTCGACGTGGTCTTCTTACTCTGCGGAGTCCAGCTTTGGCTCGGACGATGAAgatactgatgatgatgattcggAAATAGTCCTGGTGCCGCAAACCATCTACCAAGATCCAGAATCCACACCGGTGAAACCCAAATCGCCAAGACCACCACCTACTGAGTCCAAGCCGATAGCGCCGTGGATGCGCAATAAGCAgcagaaacaaaaacaggagaggatgaggagagagaagagacaggAACAGAAAGCCAGAGGAGTTCCTTTTGTGAATCTGAGGAAACTTGAAAGATGA